From Chiloscyllium plagiosum isolate BGI_BamShark_2017 unplaced genomic scaffold, ASM401019v2 scaf_47153, whole genome shotgun sequence, the proteins below share one genomic window:
- the LOC122545432 gene encoding epidermal differentiation-specific protein-like: MAAPPLSTSTGRVVPHQDGCPTLIQLNGESCPSPRWPTTPPPSVDHPPTHLSVSVSPIPSSWTQSCTTIRRRDPCDLSALSGPCVVLYELVDFEGLSLTLHDAETDLAARAFANATASLMVSGAPWRCCAAPDCAGEAVEVFEEGCYPDLGSFSRLITAAWPVRQSLEDPAIRVYTDTGLAGTQRNFSREVNLAYSDVDNQVSSHEVQAGAWVLSSDGGNRGRKRLALQGQVLDYSAYGPGSFNDVLSHLCPLMQGRPVVVGVRLDCAQAQSTVGREVLDVLLVSNVSPLEQLLTVTHGVGSELGVSETFTFSRHTVLRQGVTFGVSVHHFHWGFFATLSSELRLDLEHGFQVEKGVTESWSRQVAREVEVRARVPPNATVIATILLQEKTYVVPVVLSVRLGFQVVEERANFTCVDRTCTTVEYEVQD, translated from the coding sequence CTCATCCAGCTCAACGGGGAGAGTTGTCCCTCACCAAGATGGCCGACGACACCCCCTCCTTCTGTtgaccacccacccacccacctctctgtctctgtgtccccCATCCCCTCCAGCTGGACGCAGAGCTGCACCACGATCCGTCGCCGTGACCCGTGCGACCTGAGCGCCCTCTCCGGCCCCTGCGTCGTGCTGTATGAGCTGGTGGACTTCGAGGGGCTCAGCCTGACGCTGCACGATGCCGAGACGGACCTGGCCGCCCGGGCCTTCGCCAACGCCACCGCCTCGCTGATGGTCTCGGGCGCCCCCTGGCGTTGCTGCGCGGCGCCCGACTGCGCGGGCGAGGCCGTGGAGGTCTTCGAGGAGGGCTGCTATCCCGACCTGGGGTCCTTCTCCCGCCTCATTACCGCGGCCTGGCCCGTGCGGCAGAGCCTGGAGGACCCCGCCATCCGGGTCTACACCGACACGGGGCTGGCCGGCACCCAGAGGAACTTCTCGCGCGAGGTCAACCTGGCCTACAGCGACGTGGACAACCAGGTGTCCTCGCACGAGGTGCAGGCCGGAGCCTGGGTCCTCAGCTCCGATGGGGGCAACAGGGGGCGCAAGAGGCTGGCGCTGCAGGGCCAGGTGCTTGACTACTCGGCCTACGGGCCTGGCTCTTTCAACGACGTGCTGTCCCACCTGTGCCCGCTGATGCAGGGCCGGCCTGTGGTGGTAGGGGTGAGGCTGGACTGCGCCCAGGCCCAGAGCACAGTGGGGAGGGAGGTGCTGGACGTGCTGCTGGTGAGCAACGTCTCGCCTCTGGAGCAGCTGCTGACGGTGACCCACGGCGTGGGCAGCGAGCTGGGGGTCAGCGAGACCTTCACCTTCTCCCGTCACACCGTGCTGCGCCAGGGGGTCACCTTCGGCGTCTCggtccaccacttccactggggATTCTTCGCCACGCTGAGCTCGGAGCTCAGGCTGGACCTGGAGCACGGCTTCCAGGTGGAGAAGGGGGTGACCGAGAGCTGGAGCCGCCAGGTGGCCAGGGAGGTGGAGGTCCGGGCCCGGGTCCCCCCCAACGCCACGGTCATCGCCACCATCCTGCTGCAGGAGAAGACCTACGTGGTGCCCGTGGTGCTGTCGGTCAGGCTGGGATTCCAGGTGGTCGAGGAACGCGCCAATTTCACCTGCGTCGACCGGACGTGCACCACC